Genomic DNA from Cheilinus undulatus linkage group 10, ASM1832078v1, whole genome shotgun sequence:
AAACCAAGAATAAAGTATCACTCCAGGACCAATCCGATCCACAATCCAGTTCAGAAGGTGGCGGTACAGCACCTGGAAGTTGTTTATCAACCGCCATTAAACACCAAAACAAGAAGAAGAGCCGACCAATCAGAGTCAACTCTCGTTTGTCTCTGAGGTCTCGCGGTAGTTCTTGAGACCTGAATTCAAACAGTGGCGGTTTGACAAACTACTGATCAGTGCGAAGgtaatttaaagtgtttatgtgATATATATTCATTGTcaaaagtgttaattttaggCCTGTTTGATACGAACTGAGAAATAATACTCATTATAACCAATTTCAACTATTTTATCGACGTTTCTTCTGATTAGAGAGCAGTTAGAAAGGTAACTGTTGATATCGCCAGCGAAGCGCCATCACTGGGGACACAAGGGTTAGATGGGAGAAAACAGAAGTCAAAGTAGGCTGAAGTAGCGTGTATTTAATGTAtctaaaaactaaacatacgCCTTAGCAAGTAATAAATTATCTgtttattctgctgttgtgattgTATGCTCGTTTGTGGTTAATCAGCTGATTGAATGTGCGTGCTTTTCTAATATCAGAGTCTGGCAAAGTTAGAAACATATTTACAGAGTCTGCCTTAAGCAGTCTTTTCTGAGCCAATAACTCATCAGCAGAGCATTACATTGACAAATTCCAGACATCTTGTCAATATCCGTACGGTAGGCTGTGAGCTACAACCCGATTTTCCTCAAAACGAACCGTATTCTTGGCTTGACAGCTTACTTTGTCAGTTGGGTAAAGTTGGAACGATTTTCAAAGATTCGGGCTACTAGAATTGAGTTTGGGAGATTGGTTAGGAGCATTAGACGTAACGGTTACACTGACACGCAtttgttttcagtgtgtttAGGTAAACAAGAACTAGCTTAGTACTATCAGTCAGGTTTAAAAACAATGTCTTATTCAAACGATAATACCGCTGTAGAATAAGCAAGACATTTTATAGTCTGATAATGTACATCTAAGTTGTTCAGGAATATCAAAGATGGTTCAATGAGAGGAAGAGTTAATAATATtaaatagggctgaacgatttgctgAAATAATATAATTGCgatttttccccaatattgcaagtgcgatttaatatgcgattatttttaggttcctcatcttatgtatttttcaacaaattcaagcaacaaatcattccatattatagattatattcAGCTAggacactcatcatacatttaaccgttttattgcaaaatggatttactagagttttacttggcagagaagagctctgctcaaaagatgctcccttgGTTAGTCAAGCGGCTTGTTTGACTTTGCAGGGAACATGGCTAGATATCCCCATATAGACTAGATacacacatttatgacaatgtgtattaaaaattatgaaattattCGGAACCAAgtcatccatagtagcatgaatctgaatatgagggagcaacaagctttatgctataaaggaggtggctggggtggaggaggtgaaacttgCTGTCAGCTGATCGCAACTTGGGAGGTGACCTTTGtgaactaacactaagcttcatcaatTTTAGATATAATGAactaattatttttgctcatttgcaaatttgttgtaatttgctttatttgaagggcattatcattttttgtcCCTCATTCTGATtaaggaaaacaaacattaaacatgaaaagGAAGATTTTTGTACATTATTATACAAAATTTGACACTTGAGTGTTTGCATTGtctgcataaaatctctgccgctgcaaaaaatAGTCtatttaactggtattttgacacatttcaagttaaagaaatattgcaagttatgcaatttgtaaattgcagtaggccatattgtgatttaatctaatttgcgattaaatGCCCAGCCCCAGTATTAAATACAGAGAGAATCAcacattacagaaaaaaacagtccgGTGTTCATTAGTGTAACACAAAAAAAGGTTGTCAAGTTTTCTTGACCAGGGTACTTTTTGACCCCATATGTTTGAGAATAAcaatctctttttttaaatgattgattGTATCAGAGAGTATCAATGCTTTCAGGAAAGACGTGTTTCATTGGATGGGTGTATGGCAGAGAAtcatatacatttaaaatgacaagCAAATAGTGCCACCATCTGTTGTACCTCAGATGGTATCAAtgtggtttgatttttactaaatTAATATCAAGGTTTAAAAGTCTGGTACTGGGACAATCCTTGGCTGGAGTGATTGGAAGGGACTGGACATGTAAAGCAGGTTTTGGCAtcctctcttttttcccctcctcttTCTAGATGGGAGCAGAAGAGGAGATTGAGCGGctaaggagccagctgagggaGAAAGAGGAGCAGGTGCATCAGGCTGCCCAGGCTGGCCTGAATCTCCTCAATCAGCAGATGGAGCTTCAGAACAGACTGGATGAACAGAGAGTTGAGATGACCAATGCACTTGAGGTATAACACTGCGTTTGAAAGAGTCAGCtagccaaaaacacaaagaacacACCATAACCAAAGATGTTATTGGAGTTATTTCTTTAGACATCTTCACCTGTCTTTTTGTGATTTGTGTGTCAAAGGCTCTCGAGCAAGACAAATACTCCTTGCAGAAGGACGTGGAGCTAAAGAGTCGGATGCTGGAGTCCCTGCAGTCAGACTATGACTGTATGAAGAACCAGCAGAGACAGCAGCTTCAGGAGCAACAAGAACATTTGGAGAGGAGCCACAACACAGCTCTCAATGAGCTCAACAACAaggttgaaaaaaatccatgccctacttttttcttgtcagcgtgacatttctttttaatgcaGATGTTTTCACTATTAATCAAAGGCATATAAGACTCAGACAAGTTTCAGACAACATAAACTTTGACTCCAGTCTGCTTTAAAGTAAAGCATATTTGCAGTGAAACAGGATCGTCATTATAGCTTTTGTCACTCCTTTAATTCTGTTATTTCATAGCACTGGTTAGATGGTTCAGTGTGAAAACTGCATATTTTTCCCCCAAGAATCCAGTGAAATGAACATCTTAGAGTCATACTGAGGTAGCTGATGTGTGATCCTGTTTGTCTCTTAGATGCTGAGACTGCAGTCGGCTCTGGAGGAATCTCAGCTGAGTGAGAAGCAGCTAAAGCACAAACTGGAGGTGCAGACTGAGACTCTGAATAATAAGATGGAGGAGCTACGAGCTCTGAACGAGCACACACAGAGCTCCATGACGTCTGAGATGATGGAAGTGCAGATGAAGATCATGGAGCTGGAGAATATTAAAGTGAGGCGGAACACCAGAAActtgaacaaaaacatgttgcTTCTTTCCTTGTCCAAGCTTATTCCACACAACATCTGCTTTCTTCATCAGATGGAGTTGTTTTGGttagttaaatgtttttttgttttgttttgttttgttttgttttcaggtgGAGTTGGAGCAGATTCTGCAGGAGTCTCAATacagagagcagcagctggAGCTCAGTAACAGCAGCCTGCAGAGACAGCTGGAGCGAATcacagaggagaaagaagagagggagaaagagtctgtttctttgttcaatGCTTTAGAGGTAAACATAGCAACACTTCATTTACAATTGAAAATTGAATAGCTGAAATAAGTTCTAAAAATGCTGGTGCATAAGACCCACTTTAATACCTGTAATTTTATCTTAAAAGTTAACTGTGCCCTATATAAGATCTCCTTCTCACCTTTGtatattacaaaaaaactcagtgaagtgaaatgaaatgatttCTGCTGTGCTGCTTGAAATTTCttttgttcagtgtttttttcagtataTGTTAACCATACAGTCAAGCCATTTATGTTCTTTGGGAGAAATCTACTGGTTTCTTCAAACCTGCAAAACTGGCTGTGAAATGGTTGGCTTTGGTCACAGACAGTTGCATTATTGGCTAAAATGATAAAGCTGATAGTAATTAACTTCAAGTGGAATAAAACCCACTGTCATTGAGAATCTATGCATCTCTGTGTCCACATGCTCATGTTGTTCATTTTTGTATCCATTAGAAATCTCGTGAGATTAACAGGGACCTCCAGATCCAGCTGGACCAGGTTCTGCAGCAGGCCCAGGATCCCAACAGCAAAGGGAACTCCTTGTTTGCTGAGGTAGAAACCAAACTGAGTgacaaaatgtacagaaaacaaacaccaaAAAGTAACCTTGATTAAAATCATGTTAAATCGTTCCTAATTGCAATgtaattttgcatttaaacaagTATACAAGTATTGagtaaactttttaaaactgaatgCATAAGTCATTTAGCTaatgtttcctgtttgtttttcagctgGAGGATAAACGAGCCGACATGGAGAGACAGCTGATCAGTATGAAGGTTCAGTATCAGTCTCTGCAGAAACAGTACACCTTCAGcaagcagcagctgcagcgtATGAAGGTAAAGACTTCTGTAAAGGCTGAGTCATGGATTCTAAATAAATTTCCTGCTACCAGCAATGACAAAACTTAGGTATGGTTTAGTCTGGACATTACACCATAACTTAAGCTACAACTCATatatagctggtgcaacaggctgctgGTGTTTTATGTGTTGAATGACATCAAGCTTGTCTTTCAGGTCCAGATTGCCACTCTGATGCAGCTGCAAGGCTCCAGGGCTGACCCAGCACAGTTGGAGAGACTCCAGTCGATGCTGTCAGAGAAAAACGGAGAGA
This window encodes:
- the spdl1 gene encoding protein Spindly produces the protein MGAEEEIERLRSQLREKEEQVHQAAQAGLNLLNQQMELQNRLDEQRVEMTNALEALEQDKYSLQKDVELKSRMLESLQSDYDCMKNQQRQQLQEQQEHLERSHNTALNELNNKMLRLQSALEESQLSEKQLKHKLEVQTETLNNKMEELRALNEHTQSSMTSEMMEVQMKIMELENIKVELEQILQESQYREQQLELSNSSLQRQLERITEEKEEREKESVSLFNALEKSREINRDLQIQLDQVLQQAQDPNSKGNSLFAELEDKRADMERQLISMKVQYQSLQKQYTFSKQQLQRMKVQIATLMQLQGSRADPAQLERLQSMLSEKNGEIQNLMTKLQRLEKVEMMLKSQPANPAQAESSEGQDETYYTDLLKMKLSNTVKDAERLGDELSLQRMKSLSESQRALELERKLFSSERLLKQAQSDKIKLQLRVEELQHKYEPKDSKKNVIQKRKKEKLPVDVTPSSEETTVDKAEQVVSVEIDLTNTKTADSKVDTSTAEALNSKRDVNAEVSDIEPRPAKCVKISGEEPIVIPNPSSPVTVGKEREMEENQQQNKREERRKKKTVEMIHVNSNSSMENQCAQQ